A DNA window from Christiangramia salexigens contains the following coding sequences:
- a CDS encoding ABC transporter permease encodes MFSLLRENIRIALNSIRNQSLRTVLTVLIIAIGITALVGILSAVAALENTISKDFASMGANTFNIQRYEFRTQRLGIEERKVNPIISYREVKNFKDKFKYPRTETAISFTGTNRAEIKFENEKTDPEIAVLGVNEFFLENSGLKVEDGREFNFFDIDNNNNVAVIGSDFKDGIFKGQDPINKTISIRGAKFKVIGVLESKGSTFGNNQDLRVFIPIQHARSIFSQPNINYSLSVKVTDKEMLEAAQDEAIITFRNIRGLNPKEENNFGLEKSDDLINRILSITGALNIAAWIISIITIFGSSIALMNIMLVTVTERTREIGVRKALGAKNSTIATQFFLETLVIGQIGGLIGIILGILIGLGVSSAFDFQFTTPWKAILWATGITIVVAILAGSYPAAKAAKQDPIESLRYE; translated from the coding sequence ATGTTTTCACTCCTTCGGGAAAATATCAGGATTGCTTTAAATTCTATCAGAAATCAATCGCTGCGTACCGTTCTAACAGTCTTAATCATAGCGATAGGGATCACAGCACTTGTGGGGATCTTAAGCGCGGTAGCGGCCCTGGAGAATACTATTAGTAAAGATTTCGCATCCATGGGCGCCAACACTTTTAATATTCAGCGTTATGAATTCAGAACTCAGAGATTGGGAATTGAAGAACGAAAGGTAAATCCTATTATTAGTTACCGGGAGGTAAAGAATTTTAAAGATAAATTCAAATATCCCCGAACCGAAACTGCAATATCTTTTACTGGAACCAATCGCGCAGAAATAAAATTTGAAAACGAAAAGACCGATCCCGAAATAGCTGTTCTGGGAGTTAATGAATTCTTCCTTGAGAACTCCGGTTTAAAAGTTGAGGATGGCCGCGAATTTAATTTTTTCGATATAGACAATAATAACAACGTAGCCGTAATTGGATCAGATTTCAAGGATGGCATCTTCAAAGGGCAGGATCCTATTAATAAGACCATAAGTATAAGAGGAGCTAAATTCAAGGTCATTGGAGTTCTGGAATCTAAAGGAAGCACCTTCGGAAATAATCAGGACCTTAGGGTTTTCATACCAATACAACATGCCCGTTCAATTTTTTCTCAGCCCAACATCAATTATAGCCTGAGTGTAAAGGTTACAGATAAAGAGATGCTTGAAGCCGCTCAGGATGAGGCCATAATAACTTTTAGAAATATAAGAGGCTTGAACCCGAAGGAAGAGAATAATTTTGGACTTGAAAAAAGTGATGACCTCATTAACAGAATCCTTTCTATAACAGGAGCCTTAAATATCGCCGCCTGGATCATCTCTATAATCACCATATTTGGATCTTCCATTGCACTGATGAACATCATGCTCGTAACCGTAACCGAAAGAACGAGAGAGATTGGAGTTCGGAAAGCTTTGGGTGCCAAAAATTCGACCATAGCCACCCAGTTCTTTTTGGAAACCCTGGTAATTGGTCAAATAGGCGGATTAATAGGTATTATTTTAGGTATCCTTATCGGGCTTGGAGTTTCTTCGGCTTTCGACTTTCAATTCACGACTCCCTGGAAAGCGATATTATGGGCAACTGGTATCACTATAGTAGTAGCGATCCTGGCAGGAAGTTATCCTGCAGCTAAAGCGGCCAAACAAGATCCTATAGAAAGCCTTAGATACGAATAA
- a CDS encoding DUF6495 family protein, with product MKYARLTKEQFEEMHEEFINFLATQSITADEWEKIKTEKPDVAEEEMDIFSDLIWEGVLNKVEYLEHFSPNQIFLFNITAATINLIAVKVENEALDITTREGYSWLQNNLLDDSVNIYTSTKAISDDRNKDIFALIKQGANITKGELYRYFQEVVQG from the coding sequence ATGAAATACGCCAGATTAACCAAGGAGCAGTTCGAAGAAATGCATGAGGAGTTTATAAACTTTCTTGCAACCCAATCTATAACTGCAGATGAATGGGAGAAGATTAAGACTGAAAAACCAGATGTAGCTGAAGAAGAAATGGATATTTTCAGCGATCTTATCTGGGAAGGGGTATTAAATAAAGTTGAATACCTAGAGCACTTTTCTCCAAATCAAATTTTTCTTTTCAATATAACTGCTGCGACTATAAATCTTATAGCTGTTAAAGTGGAAAATGAAGCATTGGATATTACTACCCGTGAAGGCTATTCATGGCTACAGAATAATCTTTTGGATGATTCTGTGAATATCTACACTTCTACCAAAGCGATAAGTGACGACAGGAATAAAGATATTTTTGCTTTGATAAAACAAGGCGCGAATATTACTAAAGGTGAACTTTACCGGTACTTCCAGGAAGTGGTGCAAGGCTAA
- the rplI gene encoding 50S ribosomal protein L9 yields MEVILKKDVDNLGFKDDVVAVKNGYGRNYLIPQGYAELATPSARKVLSETLKQRAYKEQKHIDEAKKQAEKLNNLEIKLTAKAGAGDKLFGSITNGDLADALAKEGVEIEKKYISIAGGNIKRLGQYDATLRFHREVISNFSFDVISEA; encoded by the coding sequence ATGGAAGTGATACTTAAAAAAGACGTAGATAATTTAGGTTTTAAAGATGATGTTGTAGCTGTGAAAAACGGTTACGGTAGAAATTATCTTATTCCACAGGGGTATGCTGAATTAGCAACTCCTTCTGCAAGAAAAGTTTTATCTGAAACTTTGAAGCAGCGCGCCTATAAAGAACAAAAGCATATTGACGAAGCTAAGAAGCAAGCTGAGAAACTTAATAACCTTGAAATTAAACTTACTGCTAAGGCAGGAGCTGGGGATAAGTTATTCGGTTCCATTACTAATGGAGATCTAGCTGACGCACTTGCTAAAGAAGGTGTAGAGATCGAAAAGAAATATATTAGCATTGCAGGTGGTAACATCAAAAGATTAGGACAGTATGATGCTACTTTACGTTTTCATCGTGAAGTAATTTCTAACTTTTCTTTCGATGTAATTTCTGAAGCTTAA
- the rpsR gene encoding 30S ribosomal protein S18, with translation MATSIEQQAKGKKDGEIRYLTPLNIETTKAKKYCRFKRSGIKYVDYKDPDFLMGFVNEQGKLLPRRLTGTSLKFQRKVATAVKRARHLALMPYVGDLLK, from the coding sequence ATGGCAACATCTATTGAACAACAAGCAAAAGGAAAAAAAGACGGAGAGATCAGGTATCTTACTCCTCTTAATATAGAGACTACCAAAGCTAAAAAGTACTGTAGATTTAAAAGATCAGGTATCAAGTATGTAGATTACAAAGATCCTGATTTCTTAATGGGCTTTGTTAACGAACAGGGTAAATTGTTGCCTCGTCGTTTAACAGGTACTTCTTTGAAGTTCCAGAGAAAAGTGGCTACAGCCGTTAAGCGTGCTCGTCACTTAGCATTAATGCCTTACGTAGGTGATTTATTAAAATAA
- the rpsF gene encoding 30S ribosomal protein S6, giving the protein MNNYETVFILNPVLSDEQIKETVKKYEDFLVSKGAEMVAKEDWGLRKLAYPIQHKKSGFYHLFEFQAPGEAIEPLELEFRRDERMMRYLTVKLDKHAIAWAEKRRKRNKEKA; this is encoded by the coding sequence ATGAACAATTATGAAACTGTTTTCATCTTGAATCCCGTTTTATCTGATGAGCAGATAAAGGAGACAGTTAAGAAATACGAAGATTTTCTTGTTTCTAAAGGGGCTGAGATGGTAGCTAAAGAAGATTGGGGCCTAAGAAAACTGGCTTACCCAATCCAACACAAGAAGAGTGGTTTTTATCACTTATTCGAATTTCAAGCTCCTGGTGAGGCGATCGAGCCATTAGAGTTGGAATTCAGAAGAGACGAGCGTATGATGCGTTATTTAACTGTTAAGTTGGATAAGCATGCGATCGCCTGGGCTGAAAAAAGAAGAAAACGTAACAAGGAAAAAGCGTAA
- a CDS encoding LytR/AlgR family response regulator transcription factor: protein MEEVLLKCAVVDDSSLQRLSLVKLIKDHPNLKLVAEYNNAIETKNGLLDTETDLIFLDIEMPILSGFELLDNLPNKPQIIFVTGKTKYAFKAFDYDAVDYIHKPVTKERFNNAVNKAVNLYKLKHQTPVPEDDDFIFVKSNLKNRKVFLSKLKYIQALGDYVKFVTEKDNFVVLATMKSFEKQLPNDRFLRTHKSYIVNLEKIERYNSKNIEIDKEKLPLSRHKKGDLAEALSAIQQ, encoded by the coding sequence GTGGAAGAAGTATTACTGAAATGCGCTGTAGTGGATGATTCTAGCCTCCAGAGACTATCTCTTGTAAAGCTAATAAAAGATCATCCAAATTTAAAACTAGTAGCCGAATATAACAACGCTATAGAGACAAAAAATGGTCTCTTAGATACAGAAACCGATCTGATTTTTCTGGATATCGAGATGCCTATACTTTCAGGTTTTGAACTTTTGGATAATCTTCCAAATAAACCTCAAATTATATTCGTAACCGGTAAAACGAAATACGCCTTTAAAGCTTTCGATTATGATGCGGTAGATTACATTCATAAACCGGTCACAAAGGAGCGCTTTAACAATGCGGTTAACAAGGCCGTCAATCTCTATAAATTAAAACATCAAACCCCTGTTCCGGAAGACGATGATTTTATTTTTGTAAAAAGCAATCTAAAGAACCGCAAGGTATTCCTAAGCAAGTTAAAATATATTCAGGCTCTCGGGGATTATGTAAAGTTTGTAACTGAAAAAGACAATTTTGTTGTGCTAGCAACGATGAAGTCCTTTGAAAAACAGCTTCCTAATGATCGCTTCCTTAGAACTCATAAATCTTATATCGTGAATCTTGAGAAGATCGAGCGATATAACAGTAAGAATATTGAAATCGATAAGGAAAAGCTTCCATTAAGCCGCCATAAGAAAGGTGACCTTGCTGAAGCATTGAGCGCGATACAACAGTAA
- the priA gene encoding replication restart helicase PriA — MSHFVDLILPLPLEKRFTYSLSEDEASFVQPGMRLAVPFGKNRIYTGIVAEVHQNPPEVYEAKPIHQILDEKPLLTKEQLKFWNWIAVYYLCSEGEVMRAALPGAFLLESESIVKLSKEVEIEDVELNDDEYLVIEGLQRQSSMKIQEIEQLLDKKKVLPVINKLVDKNLVSLNQEIYEQYKPKELRYVRLNPAYEAESQMHQLLDELSRAPKQREIVLSYFGLTAKKKNALKVKDLLKETGASAGVLKSLLDKNIFEEFHRETDRVSFEGEITNHSIKFNEYQQRAFDQINSNFQDSKICLLHGVTSSGKTEIYIRLIEQALEEGKQALYLLPEIALTTQLIKRLQNYFGEKVLVYHSKYSLNERVEIYRHVLNNNEKGRIVIGARSCIFLPFQDLGLIVVDEEHESTFKQFDPAPRYHARDSAVVLGNIFNANIILGSATPSMESYFNADHNKYSKVELTRRFGNVLMPEVEVVDIKTAHRKKKMTGHFSERLIDEMKEILKEGEQIILFQNRRGFSPVLECNTCGHSPQCPNCDVSLTYHSHNNQLRCHYCGYHIAMQHQCMACGSNEISTKGFGTEQVETELKALFPDAKISRMDQDTTRGKHSYEKIITAFEAHDTDILVGTQMLTKGLDFRNVGLVGIMNADNLLNFPDFRAHERSFQLMLQVAGRSGRTKKRGKVLIQTYNPHHRIIQQVSTGDYEGMYKEQLEDRYQYHYPPYYRLIRLTLKCRDFSKTNDAAEWLARALENVFDRYVLGPEFPPVARIRNEYYKNILIKIPQKQSLGKTKNVIHRILNSFKAIGAFRSVRVIVNVDPQ, encoded by the coding sequence ATGTCCCATTTCGTAGACTTGATTTTACCATTACCTCTGGAGAAACGCTTTACTTATAGTTTATCTGAAGATGAGGCGAGCTTTGTGCAGCCCGGGATGCGCTTAGCAGTACCTTTTGGGAAAAACAGGATCTATACGGGAATTGTTGCTGAAGTTCATCAAAACCCACCGGAAGTTTACGAAGCAAAGCCTATTCATCAGATCTTGGATGAAAAACCGCTTTTGACCAAAGAACAGTTAAAATTCTGGAATTGGATCGCCGTTTATTATCTGTGCTCGGAAGGGGAGGTAATGCGAGCGGCCTTACCCGGAGCATTTTTACTGGAAAGCGAAAGTATTGTAAAGCTTTCAAAAGAGGTCGAGATAGAGGATGTTGAGCTAAATGATGATGAATATCTTGTCATTGAAGGTTTGCAAAGGCAATCTTCAATGAAAATACAGGAAATTGAACAACTTCTGGATAAGAAAAAGGTTCTCCCGGTGATCAATAAACTTGTAGATAAGAACCTCGTTAGTTTAAATCAGGAGATATATGAGCAATATAAACCTAAAGAATTAAGGTATGTGAGGTTAAATCCGGCATATGAGGCAGAATCACAAATGCATCAATTGTTGGATGAGCTTTCCAGAGCGCCCAAACAGAGAGAAATAGTTCTGAGTTATTTTGGACTTACGGCGAAAAAAAAGAATGCCTTAAAAGTTAAGGATCTTTTGAAAGAGACCGGGGCCAGTGCGGGTGTATTAAAAAGCCTTCTGGATAAAAATATTTTTGAAGAATTTCATAGGGAAACAGACAGGGTTAGTTTTGAGGGGGAGATCACCAATCATAGCATTAAATTCAACGAGTATCAGCAACGGGCATTCGATCAAATAAATTCAAATTTTCAGGATTCTAAAATTTGTCTTCTTCACGGAGTCACCTCTTCGGGTAAGACAGAGATCTATATACGCTTAATCGAGCAGGCCCTGGAAGAAGGAAAACAGGCTTTATATTTATTGCCAGAGATAGCCCTTACAACTCAGTTAATAAAAAGACTTCAGAACTATTTTGGAGAAAAAGTCCTGGTATATCACAGTAAATATTCACTTAATGAGAGAGTTGAGATCTACAGGCATGTACTCAACAATAATGAAAAGGGGAGAATTGTGATCGGGGCCAGATCCTGTATTTTTCTTCCTTTTCAGGATCTTGGATTAATTGTGGTGGATGAAGAACATGAATCAACTTTTAAACAATTTGATCCGGCACCGCGTTATCATGCACGTGATTCGGCAGTGGTACTTGGAAATATCTTTAATGCTAATATTATTTTAGGTTCAGCGACGCCTTCTATGGAGTCTTATTTTAATGCCGATCATAATAAATATTCAAAGGTAGAGCTTACTAGAAGGTTCGGGAATGTTCTTATGCCTGAAGTTGAAGTTGTGGATATAAAGACCGCACATCGTAAAAAGAAAATGACCGGTCATTTTTCTGAACGTCTTATTGATGAGATGAAGGAAATATTGAAAGAAGGTGAGCAGATCATCTTATTTCAGAATAGACGGGGTTTCTCTCCTGTTTTAGAATGTAATACCTGTGGGCATTCGCCGCAATGTCCAAATTGTGATGTGAGTCTTACTTACCATAGTCATAATAATCAGTTAAGGTGCCATTATTGTGGTTATCATATTGCAATGCAGCATCAATGTATGGCTTGTGGGAGTAATGAGATATCTACTAAGGGATTTGGAACAGAGCAGGTAGAAACTGAACTCAAAGCTTTATTTCCTGATGCTAAAATTTCAAGAATGGATCAGGATACCACTAGGGGAAAACATTCATATGAAAAGATCATTACCGCTTTTGAAGCTCATGACACAGATATTCTTGTAGGGACTCAAATGCTTACAAAAGGCCTGGATTTTAGAAATGTAGGATTGGTGGGAATTATGAATGCCGATAATCTCCTGAATTTTCCGGATTTTAGAGCGCACGAAAGAAGCTTTCAATTGATGCTTCAGGTTGCCGGTAGGTCTGGAAGAACTAAAAAAAGAGGTAAGGTGCTTATTCAAACTTATAATCCGCATCACCGAATAATTCAGCAGGTTTCGACTGGGGATTATGAAGGGATGTATAAGGAGCAACTGGAGGATCGTTATCAATACCATTATCCTCCTTATTACAGATTGATACGGTTAACCTTAAAATGTCGTGATTTCTCCAAAACAAATGATGCAGCAGAATGGTTAGCCAGGGCTTTGGAAAATGTTTTTGACAGGTATGTACTTGGACCTGAGTTTCCTCCTGTGGCAAGGATTAGAAATGAATATTATAAAAACATTCTGATTAAGATCCCGCAAAAGCAATCACTGGGAAAAACCAAGAATGTTATACACAGGATCCTAAATAGTTTTAAGGCTATTGGGGCTTTTAGGTCTGTGAGAGTAATAGTGAACGTTGATCCCCAATAA
- a CDS encoding DUF2147 domain-containing protein — protein sequence MNKGFLYIAIFFCSVWTAQSQDIFGKWKNTNQEGKVNSIIKIYKKGDEVYGKVDRIIKEEDRNRLCTKCDGELKDQPIEGMELMKGLEKSGKEYVGGTIVDPKTGKEYRCKIWLDEENPDVLKVRGYLAFFYKTKTWERAK from the coding sequence ATGAATAAAGGGTTTCTATATATCGCTATTTTCTTTTGTTCGGTTTGGACTGCTCAGTCCCAGGACATCTTTGGTAAGTGGAAAAATACAAACCAGGAAGGGAAAGTGAATTCCATCATTAAGATATATAAAAAAGGAGATGAGGTGTATGGCAAGGTAGATAGGATCATAAAGGAAGAAGATCGTAACCGCTTATGCACTAAATGTGATGGGGAGCTTAAGGATCAGCCAATAGAGGGAATGGAGTTAATGAAGGGGCTGGAAAAGTCTGGGAAAGAATATGTAGGGGGAACCATTGTAGATCCAAAAACCGGAAAAGAATACAGATGTAAGATCTGGTTAGATGAAGAGAACCCCGATGTTCTTAAGGTTAGAGGATATCTTGCCTTTTTTTATAAAACAAAAACCTGGGAGCGAGCAAAATAA
- a CDS encoding chalcone isomerase family protein: MKKVILLMLAVIALTSVSAQTKVAGVELPNTETYNGQTLQLNGAGVREKFWIDLYAGGLYLTTKSSDAAAIMAKNEAMSIKLHIVSKLITSEKMVDAVNEGFEKSTSGNTAALSPKIEKFKSFFMAEIKRDDIFDIVYLPSKGVIVYKNDKELGVIEGMEFKKALFGIWLSNKPADNDLKKAMLGK; encoded by the coding sequence ATGAAGAAAGTAATTCTTTTAATGCTCGCCGTTATTGCATTAACCTCTGTATCGGCACAAACTAAGGTTGCAGGGGTTGAACTTCCTAATACCGAAACTTATAATGGTCAAACTCTTCAGCTAAATGGGGCAGGAGTAAGGGAGAAATTCTGGATAGATCTCTATGCCGGGGGCTTATATTTAACCACGAAATCTTCAGATGCAGCTGCTATTATGGCTAAAAATGAAGCAATGAGCATTAAACTACATATCGTATCAAAACTCATCACAAGTGAAAAGATGGTAGATGCGGTAAATGAAGGTTTTGAGAAATCTACATCGGGTAATACCGCTGCATTGTCTCCGAAGATCGAGAAATTTAAGAGTTTCTTTATGGCGGAAATTAAAAGAGATGATATATTCGATATCGTTTATCTTCCATCAAAAGGCGTTATAGTTTATAAGAATGATAAAGAGCTTGGGGTGATTGAAGGTATGGAGTTCAAGAAAGCATTATTCGGAATTTGGCTTTCAAATAAACCTGCAGACAATGATCTTAAAAAAGCAATGCTGGGGAAATAA
- a CDS encoding YihY/virulence factor BrkB family protein, translating to MAPEKAIKSKLNDLNDWWKRKSKKIILPGFEGLSLYNLYLMYIGGIIRGTFSTRASSIAFSFFMAIFPFLLFILNLIPYITFIDDFQIQFLLFMDTLLPPETSEFFGTIFEDIAKNPRGGLLSFSFVLSIFLMTNGVNAIFTGFEFSYHTSNNRSLPRQYVIAVGVSLILALLLLISVIIAVYLTYAIDDLNQLGIVDTDGFVASFIKYVAFIMLIYSAVAILYYSGTREARQAKFFSIGASFTTLLIMITTYLFSLYIENFANYNELYGSIGALLIMMFYIWINSNILLLGFELNASLIKLHKRFNIN from the coding sequence ATGGCCCCGGAAAAAGCGATCAAATCCAAACTCAACGATCTAAATGATTGGTGGAAAAGGAAATCTAAAAAGATTATCCTTCCGGGTTTTGAGGGTCTTTCGCTTTACAATCTTTACTTGATGTACATTGGCGGGATTATTCGCGGTACTTTTAGTACCCGTGCCAGCTCAATAGCCTTTAGTTTTTTTATGGCCATTTTCCCGTTTTTATTGTTTATTCTGAACCTGATCCCATATATCACCTTCATAGATGATTTCCAGATACAGTTCCTCCTGTTTATGGATACATTGCTGCCACCGGAAACTTCAGAATTTTTCGGTACTATTTTCGAGGATATCGCTAAAAACCCCAGAGGAGGTTTATTGTCCTTCTCTTTTGTTTTATCTATATTTTTAATGACCAATGGTGTGAACGCTATTTTTACTGGATTTGAGTTTAGTTATCATACCAGTAATAATAGGTCTTTACCCAGACAATATGTAATAGCCGTTGGCGTTTCACTTATATTGGCACTGTTGTTGCTAATTTCAGTAATAATAGCGGTCTATCTTACTTATGCAATAGATGATTTGAATCAATTAGGGATAGTGGATACAGATGGTTTTGTGGCCAGTTTTATTAAGTATGTAGCTTTTATAATGCTTATATACTCGGCAGTTGCAATTCTCTATTATTCAGGAACCAGAGAAGCCAGACAGGCGAAGTTTTTTTCTATCGGAGCTTCTTTTACCACCTTGCTTATAATGATAACCACATATTTGTTTAGTCTGTATATTGAAAACTTTGCAAATTATAATGAATTGTATGGGTCTATTGGAGCCTTGCTGATCATGATGTTTTACATTTGGATCAATTCCAATATATTGTTGCTGGGATTCGAACTTAATGCATCCCTTATAAAATTACATAAGCGATTTAATATTAACTAA
- the nadC gene encoding carboxylating nicotinate-nucleotide diphosphorylase, translating into MISPDQFEKEIELIITNAIREDVGDGDHSSLACIPKNAIGKAKLLIKGQGILAGLDFAERVFKYVDPELMIQRLMKDGDPIQRGDIAFFVEGSSQSILKAERLVLNAMQRMSAIATKTNTFVQKLEGTNTKILDTRKTTPGIRALEKWAVKIGGGENHRFALYDMIMLKDNHIDFAGGITKAIDKTKSYLKEKGLNLKIIVEARNLEEIKEILKSDGIYRILIDNFSFEETRQAVELINGKCLTESSGGITLETARTYAECGVDYISSGALTHSIYNLDLSLKAV; encoded by the coding sequence ATGATCTCACCGGACCAATTCGAAAAAGAAATTGAATTAATTATCACCAATGCAATACGAGAAGATGTGGGAGACGGAGACCACAGCTCACTTGCATGTATTCCTAAGAATGCGATAGGGAAAGCCAAATTGTTGATCAAAGGTCAGGGAATCCTTGCGGGCTTGGATTTTGCCGAAAGGGTTTTCAAATACGTGGATCCCGAATTGATGATACAGAGACTTATGAAAGATGGTGATCCTATCCAACGAGGAGATATTGCATTTTTTGTTGAAGGATCCTCGCAGTCCATTCTTAAAGCTGAAAGATTAGTTTTAAACGCCATGCAACGCATGAGTGCGATTGCTACAAAAACTAATACTTTTGTTCAAAAACTTGAGGGAACAAACACGAAGATACTGGATACCCGTAAAACCACGCCTGGAATTAGGGCTCTGGAAAAATGGGCAGTAAAAATAGGTGGTGGTGAAAATCACCGTTTTGCTCTTTATGATATGATCATGCTAAAGGATAATCATATAGATTTTGCCGGGGGTATTACTAAAGCTATAGATAAGACTAAATCGTATTTGAAGGAGAAAGGCTTGAATCTTAAGATCATAGTTGAAGCCCGAAATCTGGAAGAAATAAAAGAAATATTAAAGTCTGATGGGATATACAGGATCCTTATCGATAATTTTAGTTTTGAGGAAACCAGGCAGGCTGTTGAGCTAATCAACGGCAAGTGTCTTACCGAATCGAGTGGAGGTATTACCCTGGAAACTGCCAGGACCTATGCTGAATGTGGGGTAGATTATATTTCAAGCGGTGCCTTAACTCATTCTATTTATAATCTGGACCTTAGCTTAAAAGCTGTCTAA
- the rlmH gene encoding 23S rRNA (pseudouridine(1915)-N(3))-methyltransferase RlmH — translation MTIKLLCIGKTDKKELQDLIEIYSNRLQHYIKFEFEVIPDLKKTKNLDENQQKGKEGELILSGIQNSDFVVLLDENGKQYGSEAFSEYIQKRMNTGLKRLIFVIGGPYGFSEEVYSRADSKISLSKMTFSHQMVRLFFTEQLYRAFTILKNEPYHHR, via the coding sequence ATGACCATAAAATTACTCTGTATAGGAAAAACAGATAAAAAGGAACTTCAGGACCTTATAGAGATCTATTCCAATAGGTTGCAACATTATATCAAATTTGAATTTGAAGTTATTCCAGACCTTAAAAAGACCAAAAATCTGGACGAAAACCAGCAAAAAGGTAAAGAAGGTGAATTGATTCTCTCCGGAATTCAAAATTCAGACTTCGTGGTTTTACTGGATGAAAACGGGAAACAATATGGCTCTGAGGCATTTTCTGAATACATTCAGAAAAGGATGAATACCGGCCTAAAAAGATTAATCTTCGTAATTGGTGGGCCTTATGGCTTTTCTGAAGAAGTTTATTCGCGGGCTGATTCAAAAATCTCTCTATCTAAAATGACATTTTCCCATCAGATGGTCAGGCTGTTTTTTACCGAGCAACTATACCGGGCCTTTACTATATTAAAAAATGAACCTTATCACCATAGATAA
- a CDS encoding non-canonical purine NTP diphosphatase, translating into MKLVFATHNQNKFIEIKSLLPDYIELQSLNDIGCTEEIPETGETIDENAIIKAEYVRNNYGLDCFADDTGLEVESLAGAPGVYSARYAGEDKDDRANVIKLLSQLEERDNRNARFKTVIALNLKGKQSLFTGICKGKILSEPRGDNGFGYDPVFMPIDSDKSFAEMSLSAKSAISHRAKAFRELIDYLQR; encoded by the coding sequence ATGAAACTAGTATTCGCAACGCATAACCAAAATAAATTTATCGAAATAAAAAGTCTGCTTCCTGATTATATTGAACTGCAATCCCTGAATGATATTGGATGCACTGAGGAAATTCCGGAAACCGGCGAGACTATCGATGAAAATGCGATCATAAAAGCAGAGTATGTACGTAACAACTATGGCTTAGATTGTTTTGCAGACGATACAGGTCTCGAAGTGGAGTCCTTAGCAGGAGCACCAGGGGTTTATTCGGCCAGATATGCCGGTGAAGATAAAGACGATCGTGCAAATGTAATTAAGTTGTTAAGCCAATTAGAGGAAAGAGATAATCGAAATGCTAGATTTAAGACTGTTATCGCTTTAAATTTAAAAGGTAAACAGAGTCTGTTTACAGGTATCTGTAAAGGTAAAATCCTTTCTGAGCCAAGAGGTGATAATGGATTTGGTTACGATCCGGTCTTTATGCCTATAGATTCCGATAAGTCTTTTGCAGAAATGAGTTTGAGTGCAAAATCTGCAATAAGTCACCGCGCAAAGGCCTTTAGAGAACTAATTGATTATCTTCAAAGGTAA